Proteins encoded within one genomic window of Brachybacterium muris:
- a CDS encoding glycosyltransferase yields MDHEVALAREIGVGVHESAVQIPARPHPAKDLRTVRTLRREIVRLGPRAVHAHGLRAGALAALAARSGSAVGPRLVVTLHNRTLGSRSVRMIGTLLLRIIARRADTVLCVSPDLLEDARRAGARDARHAVIPAPGTGTGTSPVPSGPLDSTAPGAPAGADAAVRGDTPGLDVLVLARLAEQKGLDTLLDAAAWLRDSTTPIRIRIAGDGPLREQLSTRIRAEELPVDLLGHRADVPALLAAADLVVSSAIWEGQPVGLQEALRAGRAIVATDAGGTRWVTGEAAQLVPVGDPGSLAAAILRHADPQVRRRAEEASRDRADQLPTEADLMQQLLDVLALGASRR; encoded by the coding sequence GTGGACCATGAGGTAGCTCTGGCGCGCGAGATCGGGGTGGGGGTGCACGAGTCCGCGGTGCAGATCCCGGCCCGGCCCCACCCGGCGAAGGACCTGCGCACCGTGCGGACCCTGCGCCGGGAGATCGTGAGACTCGGCCCCCGGGCCGTGCACGCCCACGGGCTGCGGGCCGGGGCACTGGCCGCCCTTGCTGCGAGATCGGGAAGCGCGGTGGGCCCGCGCCTGGTGGTCACCCTGCACAACCGCACCCTGGGCTCCCGGTCGGTACGCATGATCGGCACCTTGCTGCTGCGGATCATCGCCCGTCGTGCCGACACCGTGCTGTGCGTGTCTCCGGACCTGCTGGAGGACGCCCGGCGCGCCGGCGCCCGCGACGCCCGTCACGCGGTGATACCCGCGCCCGGCACCGGCACCGGCACCAGCCCGGTCCCGTCAGGCCCCCTCGACTCCACGGCACCTGGCGCGCCCGCCGGGGCCGACGCGGCGGTTCGCGGCGACACACCAGGGCTGGACGTGCTGGTGCTGGCACGCCTGGCGGAGCAGAAGGGGCTGGACACGCTGCTGGATGCCGCCGCCTGGCTGCGGGACTCGACTACCCCGATCCGGATCCGAATCGCCGGGGACGGGCCGCTGCGCGAGCAGCTGTCCACGCGGATCCGTGCGGAGGAATTGCCGGTGGACCTGCTGGGGCACCGCGCCGATGTGCCTGCACTGCTGGCGGCAGCTGATCTGGTGGTGTCCTCCGCGATATGGGAGGGGCAGCCGGTAGGACTGCAGGAAGCGCTGCGGGCCGGACGTGCGATCGTCGCTACCGACGCCGGTGGGACCCGCTGGGTCACGGGCGAGGCCGCCCAGCTGGTCCCTGTGGGGGACCCTGGTTCGCTCGCCGCCGCGATCCTGCGACACGCCGATCCTCAGGTGCGACGACGTGCCGAGGAAGCGTCCCGTGACCGTGCGGACCAGCTGCCCACCGAGGCGGACCTGATGCAGCAGCTGCTCGATGTCCTCGCGCTGGGGGCTTCGCGGCGGTAG
- a CDS encoding CTP synthase: MGGGPSTKPFRNPGRARHIFVTGGVVSSLGKGLTASSLGMLLRSRGLRVTMQKLDPYLNVDPGTMNPFQHGEVFVTEDGAETDLDIGHYERFLDEDLTAQANVTTGQVYAGVIAKERRGEYLGDTVQVIPHITNAIKESMRSQATDDVDVVITEIGGTVGDIESQPFLEAARQVRQDLGRDNVFFVHVSLVPFIGPSQELKTKPTQHSVAALRSIGIQPDAIVLRADRELPTSVKTKIASMCDVDIDAVVTCPDAPSIYDIPHVLHSEGLDAYAIRRLDLLSHDADWSVWNQLLQRVHQPAHQVTVGLVGKYIDLPDAYLSVTEALRAGGFHHGAKVTIQWIESDTCATPEGAQEQLKDVDAIVVPGGFGVRGVDGKVGALRHARTKGLPALGICLGMQCMVIEHARNELGWADAQSTEFDPATEHPVIATMTEQVGIVSGEGDLGGTMRLGAYDHQLVEGSLAATVYGTTEVSERHRHRYEVNDAYRTQLEESGLRVSGTSRLEDDHSLVEFVELPTEVHPYYIGTQAHPEMKSRPTRAHPLFAGLIGAALDAQRATRLLEVDPVHPAPTEELS, translated from the coding sequence CTGGGCGGCGGCCCCTCCACCAAGCCCTTCCGCAACCCCGGCAGGGCACGCCACATCTTCGTCACCGGCGGTGTGGTCTCCAGCCTCGGCAAGGGACTGACCGCGTCCAGCCTGGGCATGCTGCTGCGCTCCCGCGGCCTGCGGGTCACCATGCAGAAGCTGGACCCCTATCTCAACGTGGACCCGGGCACGATGAACCCCTTCCAGCACGGCGAGGTCTTCGTCACCGAGGACGGTGCCGAGACCGACCTGGACATCGGCCACTACGAGCGGTTCCTGGACGAGGACCTCACCGCCCAGGCGAACGTCACCACCGGCCAGGTGTACGCCGGGGTGATCGCCAAGGAGCGCCGAGGCGAGTACCTGGGCGACACCGTCCAGGTGATCCCCCACATCACCAACGCCATCAAGGAGTCGATGCGCTCCCAGGCCACCGACGATGTGGACGTGGTGATCACCGAGATCGGCGGCACCGTCGGTGACATCGAGTCCCAGCCCTTCCTGGAGGCCGCCCGGCAGGTGCGCCAGGACCTGGGCCGGGACAACGTGTTCTTCGTCCACGTGTCCCTGGTGCCGTTCATCGGCCCCTCCCAGGAGCTCAAGACCAAGCCCACCCAGCACTCCGTGGCGGCGCTGCGCTCCATCGGCATCCAGCCCGACGCCATCGTGCTGCGGGCCGACCGTGAGCTGCCCACCTCGGTCAAGACCAAGATCGCCTCCATGTGTGACGTGGACATCGATGCGGTGGTGACCTGCCCTGACGCCCCCTCGATCTACGACATCCCGCACGTGCTGCACTCCGAGGGGCTGGATGCCTACGCGATCCGGCGCCTGGACCTGCTCAGCCACGACGCCGACTGGAGCGTGTGGAACCAGCTCCTGCAGCGCGTCCACCAGCCCGCTCACCAGGTCACCGTGGGCCTGGTGGGCAAGTACATCGACCTGCCCGATGCGTACCTGTCGGTGACCGAGGCGCTGCGCGCCGGAGGCTTCCACCACGGCGCGAAGGTGACCATCCAGTGGATCGAGTCCGACACCTGCGCCACCCCCGAGGGCGCCCAGGAGCAGCTGAAGGACGTGGACGCCATCGTGGTGCCCGGCGGCTTCGGCGTGCGCGGCGTGGACGGCAAGGTGGGCGCCCTGCGCCACGCCCGCACCAAGGGCCTGCCGGCCCTGGGGATCTGCCTGGGCATGCAGTGCATGGTCATCGAGCACGCCCGCAACGAACTGGGCTGGGCCGATGCGCAGTCCACCGAGTTCGACCCCGCCACCGAGCACCCGGTGATCGCCACCATGACCGAACAGGTGGGGATCGTCTCGGGCGAGGGCGACCTGGGCGGCACGATGCGCCTGGGCGCCTACGACCACCAGCTGGTCGAGGGGTCCCTGGCGGCGACGGTGTACGGCACCACCGAGGTGTCCGAGCGCCACCGGCACCGCTACGAGGTCAACGACGCCTACCGCACCCAGCTGGAGGAGTCGGGGCTGCGGGTCTCCGGCACCTCCCGGCTCGAGGACGACCACTCCCTGGTGGAGTTCGTGGAGCTGCCCACCGAGGTGCACCCCTACTACATCGGGACCCAGGCCCACCCCGAGATGAAGTCCCGCCCCACCCGTGCCCATCCGCTGTTCGCGGGCCTGATCGGTGCTGCACTGGATGCGCAGCGCGCCACCCGCCTGCTCGAGGTGGACCCGGTCCACCCCGCCCCCACCGAGGAGCTGTCATGA
- a CDS encoding NUDIX domain-containing protein encodes MNELRDEPDHREVVHREVLHRGMVWDLVRDTVDFADGVRFDREYVWHTGAVAVLAVDEQDRVLLIRQYRHPVGHSLWEIPAGLLDMNGELPHIAAARELAEETGYEPGRMRTLVDLRPSPGGNDEVIRVYLATGVQESDQDFERTDEEAELVSRWVPLAEAV; translated from the coding sequence ATGAACGAACTGCGCGATGAGCCAGACCACCGCGAGGTGGTCCACCGAGAGGTGCTGCACCGCGGCATGGTGTGGGACCTGGTGCGCGACACCGTGGACTTCGCCGACGGGGTGCGCTTCGACCGTGAGTACGTGTGGCACACGGGTGCCGTCGCCGTGCTGGCCGTCGACGAGCAGGACCGGGTGCTGCTGATCCGCCAGTACCGCCACCCCGTGGGCCATTCCCTGTGGGAGATCCCCGCCGGACTGCTGGACATGAATGGTGAGCTGCCCCACATCGCCGCGGCCCGGGAACTGGCCGAGGAGACCGGCTACGAACCCGGGCGGATGCGCACCCTGGTGGACCTGCGCCCCAGCCCCGGCGGCAACGACGAGGTGATCCGCGTGTATCTCGCCACCGGCGTGCAGGAGAGCGACCAGGACTTCGAACGCACCGATGAGGAGGCCGAGCTGGTGTCCCGCTGGGTGCCGCTCGCCGAGGCCGTGTGA
- a CDS encoding ATP-binding protein: MSVIDNDTKRKLREMGATALLDAIDAQDEAHVLGMSFQERLQLIVDEAHSIFNHGKVEGLIRRAGLRYPGADLRRLDLVEERGLNRNVIAQLATCSFIQRQQNVVFQGFTGSGKSYLGCALAKQACQHRLRAHYIRMPDLEEAWALAKDKPQGQTKFLRKYSTFSLLVIDEWLLDHPDEGMRSMLLELLERRYDTGSTVFCTQYPKKDWHARLGGAVHADAIMDRIVHNTIWIDTGDRNMREHTALPQ; this comes from the coding sequence GTGAGCGTGATCGATAACGACACGAAGCGGAAGCTGCGCGAGATGGGCGCGACCGCGCTGCTGGACGCGATCGATGCCCAGGATGAGGCTCACGTGCTGGGGATGTCGTTCCAGGAACGGCTCCAGCTGATCGTGGACGAGGCGCATTCCATCTTCAATCATGGAAAGGTCGAGGGTCTGATCCGCCGGGCGGGGCTGCGTTATCCCGGAGCGGACCTGCGGCGGCTGGATCTGGTCGAGGAACGGGGACTGAACCGGAACGTGATCGCGCAACTGGCAACCTGCTCCTTCATCCAGCGGCAACAGAACGTGGTCTTCCAGGGCTTCACCGGCTCAGGGAAGTCCTACCTCGGCTGCGCGCTGGCGAAGCAGGCCTGCCAGCACCGGCTCCGAGCCCACTACATCCGAATGCCCGACCTCGAAGAGGCCTGGGCCCTGGCAAAGGACAAGCCGCAGGGCCAGACGAAGTTCCTGCGGAAGTACTCCACGTTCTCGCTGCTGGTGATCGACGAGTGGCTGCTGGACCATCCTGACGAGGGAATGCGTTCGATGCTGCTGGAACTGCTCGAGCGCCGCTATGACACCGGCTCGACCGTGTTCTGCACCCAGTACCCGAAGAAGGACTGGCACGCCCGGCTCGGTGGAGCAGTCCACGCCGATGCGATCATGGACCGCATCGTGCACAACACAATCTGGATCGACACCGGCGACAGGAACATGCGAGAACACACCGCACTGCCCCAGTGA
- the istA gene encoding IS21 family transposase: protein MVRKIRAKLVLQLRAEGLSGRAISSSQGMSRKSVRAVFEAADAAGIGWGDIADVADEQVYARLFPGRGEHESVFAQPDWEQVHREMARVGVTLKLLHGEYFDATTAAGDPAMGYDRFCRTYQHHVMVTGAASRVGHKAGQSVEVDWSGPTMELADPVTGEVSKVFLFVACLPFSRYAFCFPALDMRQESWLRAHVAMFEALGGTVPRIVPDNLKTGVVKHPREGEIVLNDAYREMAAHYSAAVLPGRVRKPKDKASVENTVAHVATWVIAGLRDQRFTSLPELAAAIGQRMEAYNAEPFQKRPGSRASVFDAEERPLLTPLPAVPYEISTWHYGRRVGRNGHVTFARNFYSAPFAHIGAKVDLRITARTLEIYQGSQRLTSHLLLPETASNEYRTNDADLPAGERFQAWDAQRVRAWADRVGPATVIVIQRIFESVPIVEQGLDPALAVLRLSRRFSVDRVEAACALALTGRVRSPRYAHLHPILATGQDKVAALRPPREEPAEDGGYVRGADYYAGGVR from the coding sequence ATGGTACGGAAGATCAGGGCGAAGCTGGTGCTCCAGCTGCGCGCAGAAGGTCTGTCGGGGCGAGCGATTTCGTCCTCGCAGGGCATGTCCCGCAAGTCCGTGAGGGCGGTGTTCGAGGCCGCTGACGCTGCAGGGATCGGGTGGGGCGATATCGCGGACGTCGCCGATGAGCAGGTGTATGCCCGGTTGTTCCCGGGCCGGGGCGAGCACGAGAGCGTGTTCGCACAGCCGGACTGGGAACAGGTCCATCGAGAGATGGCCAGGGTCGGCGTGACGCTGAAGCTGTTGCACGGCGAGTACTTCGACGCGACCACGGCGGCTGGGGATCCGGCGATGGGGTATGACCGGTTTTGCCGCACCTACCAGCACCACGTCATGGTCACCGGTGCCGCTTCGAGAGTCGGTCACAAGGCCGGCCAGAGCGTGGAGGTCGACTGGTCCGGCCCCACGATGGAGCTGGCCGATCCGGTCACCGGCGAGGTCTCGAAGGTGTTCTTGTTCGTTGCCTGCCTGCCTTTTTCTCGTTACGCGTTCTGCTTCCCGGCGCTGGATATGCGCCAGGAGTCCTGGCTGCGAGCGCACGTAGCGATGTTCGAGGCGCTGGGCGGGACGGTCCCGAGGATCGTTCCGGACAACCTCAAGACCGGTGTGGTGAAGCACCCCCGCGAGGGCGAGATCGTCCTGAACGATGCGTATCGCGAGATGGCAGCGCATTACTCGGCGGCGGTGCTCCCGGGGAGGGTGCGGAAACCGAAAGACAAGGCGAGCGTGGAGAACACCGTCGCGCACGTCGCGACCTGGGTCATCGCCGGGCTGCGGGATCAGCGATTCACGTCCCTGCCCGAACTTGCAGCCGCCATCGGGCAGCGGATGGAGGCCTATAACGCGGAGCCGTTCCAGAAGCGGCCCGGATCCCGCGCCAGCGTGTTCGACGCGGAGGAGCGGCCGCTGCTGACGCCGCTGCCGGCGGTGCCCTACGAGATCTCGACATGGCACTACGGACGACGAGTGGGCAGGAACGGGCACGTCACGTTCGCGCGGAACTTCTACTCCGCGCCGTTCGCGCACATCGGCGCGAAGGTCGATCTGCGCATCACGGCCCGGACGCTGGAGATCTATCAGGGCAGCCAGCGACTGACCAGTCACCTGCTGCTCCCGGAGACCGCGAGCAATGAGTACCGCACCAACGACGCGGACCTACCTGCGGGCGAGCGTTTCCAGGCCTGGGACGCGCAGAGGGTGCGGGCGTGGGCAGATCGGGTCGGGCCGGCCACGGTGATCGTGATCCAGCGGATCTTCGAGTCCGTGCCGATCGTGGAACAGGGCCTGGATCCCGCGTTGGCGGTGCTACGGCTCTCTCGCCGCTTCTCCGTAGATCGGGTCGAGGCGGCCTGCGCACTCGCGCTGACGGGACGGGTCCGTTCACCGCGCTATGCGCATCTGCACCCGATCTTGGCCACCGGGCAGGACAAGGTCGCCGCCCTGCGTCCACCCCGCGAGGAACCCGCGGAAGACGGCGGATACGTCCGTGGCGCCGACTACTACGCCGGAGGTGTCCGGTGA
- a CDS encoding HRDC domain-containing protein, translating to MNDTRYPDNSTPDEVEQAADGAERAATPLTAPRDGLAPVIDRIQPLVAWCENATADDGPIAVDAERASSYRYSNRAYLLQLRSRSAGTALIDPVACTVPPTLQKLMGEREWVLHAAGQDLPSLAELGLHPPRLFDTELAARLLGMDRVGLSAVVEDTLSLALAKEHSAADWSKRPLPESWLTYAALDVEVLLEVRDILAGRLHEAGKAEWARQEFEHERTREHPIGRQGRWRAMHGIGALRSPRQMAAARAMWERRDEIARREDLSPHRVIRDRDIVTAAKEAPRGPEAFTRALPARLRKKDIWWQAARSGIELPAAHLPQRAEPSYPPPHKLWSKKHPEAWERYRAVREAVAELSERAQVPTENLLQPAALRQWVWENEQAGDEAQVREQLSALGARPWQAEITAPVLVQAIRSLPLSPDPAGA from the coding sequence GTGAACGATACGAGGTACCCCGACAACAGCACCCCGGACGAGGTCGAGCAGGCCGCGGACGGAGCGGAGCGGGCCGCCACGCCCCTGACCGCGCCGCGCGACGGCCTGGCACCGGTGATCGACCGCATCCAGCCGCTGGTGGCCTGGTGCGAGAATGCCACCGCTGACGACGGGCCCATCGCGGTGGATGCCGAGCGGGCCTCCAGCTACCGCTACTCCAACCGCGCCTACCTGCTCCAGCTGCGCAGTCGCAGCGCCGGTACCGCTCTGATCGACCCGGTGGCCTGCACCGTCCCGCCCACTCTGCAGAAGCTGATGGGTGAGCGCGAATGGGTGCTGCACGCCGCCGGGCAGGACCTGCCGAGCCTTGCCGAACTGGGCCTGCACCCCCCGCGCCTGTTCGACACCGAGCTCGCTGCGCGCCTGCTGGGCATGGATCGCGTGGGGCTCTCCGCCGTGGTGGAGGACACCCTCTCCCTGGCGCTGGCCAAGGAGCACTCTGCGGCGGACTGGTCCAAGCGACCGCTGCCGGAGAGCTGGCTGACCTACGCCGCCCTGGACGTGGAGGTGCTGCTGGAGGTGCGGGACATCCTTGCCGGCCGTCTGCACGAGGCCGGCAAGGCCGAGTGGGCCCGCCAGGAGTTCGAGCACGAGCGCACCCGGGAGCATCCCATCGGCCGGCAGGGCCGCTGGCGGGCCATGCACGGCATCGGTGCGCTGCGCTCCCCCCGGCAGATGGCGGCGGCCCGCGCCATGTGGGAGCGTCGCGACGAGATCGCGCGCCGTGAGGACCTCTCCCCCCACCGCGTCATCCGCGACCGCGACATCGTGACGGCAGCGAAGGAGGCCCCGCGCGGTCCCGAGGCCTTCACCCGCGCTCTGCCGGCACGGCTGCGGAAGAAAGACATCTGGTGGCAGGCCGCCCGTTCGGGGATCGAGCTCCCTGCGGCGCACCTGCCGCAGCGGGCCGAGCCCAGTTACCCGCCGCCGCACAAGCTGTGGTCCAAGAAGCACCCGGAGGCGTGGGAGCGCTACCGAGCGGTGCGGGAGGCCGTCGCCGAGCTCTCCGAGAGGGCGCAGGTGCCCACGGAGAACCTGCTGCAGCCCGCGGCTCTGCGCCAGTGGGTGTGGGAGAACGAACAGGCCGGCGACGAGGCGCAGGTGCGTGAGCAGCTGTCGGCGCTGGGTGCACGCCCCTGGCAGGCGGAGATCACCGCGCCGGTGCTGGTTCAGGCGATTCGCTCGCTGCCCCTCAGTCCCGACCCGGCCGGAGCATGA
- a CDS encoding DUF3000 family protein, whose translation MSVHRIRSGDDTFRAAISAMTAAPLRPEVEWREIPAPSRMAPSTWAATAEIVMGEEELASGRLVVLHDPAGQESWDGTWRMVVLVQAQLEPEFAVESMLGDVAWSWVTESLELHDASARELGCTATRVVSQSYGALAERPSTVDVEMRISWTPEDDQELDLAPHFAAWTAMLAAAGGLPPAPARVAPLAPSHRARAPHDCEDPG comes from the coding sequence GTGTCCGTCCACAGAATCCGCTCCGGCGACGACACGTTCCGCGCCGCCATCTCCGCCATGACCGCAGCACCGCTGCGCCCGGAGGTGGAGTGGCGCGAGATCCCTGCCCCCTCCCGCATGGCCCCCTCCACCTGGGCCGCCACCGCGGAGATCGTGATGGGCGAGGAGGAACTGGCCAGTGGCCGCCTGGTGGTCCTGCACGACCCGGCCGGGCAGGAGTCCTGGGACGGCACCTGGCGCATGGTGGTGCTGGTGCAGGCACAGCTGGAGCCGGAGTTCGCGGTGGAGTCGATGCTCGGTGACGTGGCCTGGTCCTGGGTGACCGAGTCCCTCGAGCTGCATGACGCCTCCGCCCGGGAACTCGGATGCACCGCCACCCGCGTGGTCTCCCAGTCCTACGGGGCGCTCGCGGAGCGTCCCTCCACGGTGGACGTGGAGATGCGCATCTCCTGGACCCCGGAGGACGACCAGGAGCTGGACCTCGCGCCGCACTTCGCGGCCTGGACGGCGATGCTCGCCGCCGCGGGCGGGCTCCCCCCGGCACCGGCACGCGTGGCACCCCTGGCACCGTCCCACCGGGCGCGTGCCCCGCACGACTGCGAGGATCCCGGGTGA
- the msrB gene encoding peptide-methionine (R)-S-oxide reductase MsrB, with protein sequence MSNDPIGSRPYPIALSDEQWREKLSPEEYQVLRQGGTERPFTGEYEEVRPAGTYACRACGAELFTASTQFDAHCGWPAFWAPQDSDAVELLEDTSLGMRRVEVRCANCGSHLGHVFEGEGFATPTDQRYCINSISLLHQDD encoded by the coding sequence ATGTCCAACGATCCAATCGGCTCCCGCCCCTACCCGATCGCCCTCAGCGACGAGCAGTGGCGCGAGAAGCTCAGCCCCGAGGAGTACCAGGTGCTGCGCCAGGGCGGCACCGAGCGCCCCTTCACCGGTGAGTACGAGGAGGTGCGGCCCGCCGGCACCTACGCCTGCCGTGCCTGCGGTGCGGAGCTGTTCACCGCCTCCACCCAGTTCGATGCGCACTGCGGCTGGCCCGCCTTCTGGGCCCCCCAGGACAGCGACGCGGTGGAACTGCTGGAGGACACCTCCCTGGGGATGCGCCGGGTGGAGGTGCGCTGCGCCAACTGCGGCTCCCACCTGGGCCATGTCTTCGAGGGCGAGGGCTTCGCCACCCCCACCGACCAGCGCTACTGCATCAACTCGATCAGCCTCCTGCACCAGGACGACTGA
- a CDS encoding alpha/beta hydrolase family protein, whose amino-acid sequence MPRPWSGTRLRRLPLLSRRAPEQVIEQARWTGTLVTGGIVAATMFTLSGGLLTLGARIMARLPLVPQQSLRHRSDIAVRAVHPDRVHLDAVGEATRGGYLALRQAGGAAHVRLGPVTHRPTPTTVARPLLGTDGEEPLRVDRAAVNGFYWSGSPITAHGFPTEEVEIDSPVGRMPAWLVRPDPASGAAGRRTEGTGPGPDQVETWAILIHGHGAARGEALRLMPLLRSLGLVSLAITYRNDTGAPPSADRMHHLGSDEWEDTEAAIAFALAHGAQRIVLVGWSMGGGIALRTSVRSAHRDRIATLVLDSPAVDWHDILGYHAASLRAPVPMRHIAMWMMTSPLGARTVRLREPLALHEMRPEFYGEHLAHPTLLLHAMDDATVPPGPSRHLASLRPDLVRFVPVDGASHTREWNLDPARIERIVARHLVGTLGLDVDVDTLDLPVRDPAAPPLPGSTGERI is encoded by the coding sequence ATGCCCCGCCCGTGGTCCGGCACGCGCCTTCGCCGCCTTCCCCTCCTGTCCCGTCGCGCCCCCGAACAGGTCATCGAGCAGGCACGATGGACCGGCACGCTGGTGACCGGCGGCATCGTCGCCGCGACCATGTTCACCCTCAGCGGAGGGCTGCTGACCCTCGGTGCGCGGATCATGGCGCGCCTGCCCCTGGTCCCGCAGCAGAGCCTTCGTCATCGCAGCGACATCGCGGTGCGGGCCGTCCACCCGGACAGGGTGCACCTGGACGCGGTGGGGGAGGCCACCCGGGGCGGGTACCTGGCGCTGCGACAGGCCGGTGGAGCCGCGCATGTGCGGCTCGGACCGGTGACGCACCGCCCCACCCCGACCACAGTGGCACGTCCGCTGCTGGGAACGGACGGGGAGGAGCCGCTGCGGGTGGACCGCGCCGCTGTCAACGGCTTCTACTGGTCCGGCTCCCCGATCACCGCCCACGGCTTCCCCACCGAGGAAGTGGAGATCGACTCCCCGGTGGGCAGGATGCCGGCCTGGCTGGTGCGCCCCGACCCCGCCTCGGGTGCAGCCGGGCGGCGCACCGAGGGCACCGGGCCGGGTCCTGACCAGGTCGAGACCTGGGCGATCCTGATTCACGGTCACGGCGCCGCTCGGGGCGAGGCGCTGCGCCTGATGCCGCTGCTGCGCAGCCTGGGCCTCGTGAGCCTCGCGATCACCTATCGCAATGACACCGGGGCCCCGCCCTCGGCGGATCGCATGCACCACCTGGGCAGCGATGAATGGGAGGACACCGAGGCCGCGATCGCCTTCGCCCTTGCCCACGGTGCGCAGCGGATCGTGCTGGTGGGCTGGTCGATGGGCGGCGGGATCGCCCTGCGCACCTCCGTGCGGTCCGCCCACCGTGACCGCATCGCCACCCTGGTCCTGGACTCCCCGGCGGTGGACTGGCACGACATCCTCGGATACCACGCCGCGTCCCTGCGCGCCCCGGTGCCGATGCGCCACATCGCCATGTGGATGATGACCTCCCCGCTCGGTGCACGCACCGTGCGGCTGCGCGAACCCCTGGCACTGCACGAGATGCGGCCCGAGTTCTACGGCGAGCACCTCGCCCACCCCACCCTGCTGCTGCACGCGATGGACGATGCCACCGTGCCCCCCGGCCCCAGCAGGCACCTGGCCTCGCTGCGCCCGGACCTGGTGCGCTTCGTGCCCGTGGACGGTGCCTCCCACACCCGCGAGTGGAACCTGGACCCAGCGCGGATCGAACGGATCGTGGCGCGCCACCTGGTGGGCACCCTGGGTCTGGACGTCGATGTGGACACCCTCGACCTGCCGGTGCGTGATCCCGCGGCACCACCGCTGCCGGGCTCCACTGGCGAACGGATCTGA
- a CDS encoding dihydrofolate reductase family protein, with amino-acid sequence MSPATDPTPVPAADDKAPLQLLWRDGVPLSAPLPVTHDQQGAALLAELYAYAPDRVHVRAMMNTTVDGAVAGADGTSGSLRNPDDSFVFGVLRALTDVVVVGSQTVRAEDYRRPLGRRDLLDPSRRPAGGSRPALAIWTSTGELPSSIEAEWPTYLLSPAEHAARVQERSGMPAEHVIAAGSAREAVESLVARGYRGIQAEGGPSTLGRLAEEGLLDELCVSVSHRTVGGPSPRMIDGQAHDQRWELSSLLVGRHATITRYRRPL; translated from the coding sequence ATGTCCCCTGCCACCGATCCGACCCCCGTCCCCGCAGCCGATGACAAGGCCCCTCTTCAGCTGCTGTGGCGCGATGGCGTGCCCCTCAGCGCTCCACTGCCGGTCACCCACGATCAGCAAGGCGCTGCGCTGTTGGCGGAGCTGTACGCCTATGCCCCGGACCGGGTGCACGTGCGGGCCATGATGAACACCACCGTGGACGGCGCCGTGGCGGGCGCCGACGGCACCAGTGGGTCCCTGCGCAATCCCGACGACTCCTTCGTGTTCGGGGTGCTGCGGGCCCTGACGGACGTGGTGGTGGTGGGATCGCAGACGGTGCGCGCCGAGGACTACCGCCGCCCCCTGGGACGCCGTGACCTGCTGGATCCTTCCCGCAGACCTGCCGGGGGGTCGCGTCCGGCACTCGCGATCTGGACCAGCACCGGAGAGCTGCCCTCCTCGATCGAGGCCGAATGGCCCACCTACCTGCTCTCCCCTGCCGAGCATGCAGCAAGGGTGCAGGAGCGCTCAGGGATGCCCGCCGAGCACGTGATCGCCGCGGGAAGCGCGCGCGAAGCGGTGGAGTCCCTGGTGGCGCGCGGCTACCGGGGGATCCAGGCCGAGGGGGGTCCGAGCACCCTGGGCCGGCTCGCGGAGGAGGGCCTGCTGGATGAGCTGTGCGTCTCGGTCAGCCACCGCACCGTGGGCGGCCCGTCACCCCGGATGATCGACGGGCAGGCGCACGATCAGCGCTGGGAGCTCTCTTCCCTGCTGGTGGGCCGGCACGCCACCATCACCCGGTACCGCCGCCCGCTCTGA